The following proteins are encoded in a genomic region of Ptychodera flava strain L36383 chromosome 23 unlocalized genomic scaffold, AS_Pfla_20210202 Scaffold_24__1_contigs__length_23054250_pilon, whole genome shotgun sequence:
- the LOC139124543 gene encoding zinc finger protein 479-like codes for MELLSSRGFIQSSRYATMNDLLFKQFGFQVLANNIHEENTDTYPILVQSVLRESDVEIWGGFCVHAYIVKLDFQKTPGQPEMCLAILLKNKYTPDVKRLEAPFKLQAYHLQWIQNVLDGDMDGMPVGDSKEIPFIAMYDAVELSDTERMTKDQISWKEMNLVQKSTMPVISGEQDTTVEEMETTSTVNQSALRVESHDLSPAGDAQICQEVPVNTVHMNNHSEVEPFLSDLRDDSQKMRIDGQNQDVKDVLEGIIKKSEDSYIPADVENIPHTDVETKIQSEKSRNDTDLTNENFVPGNTEEQIKIREEIESADSYNQSPMREKSHDASQPIMREISSSDGQLVQEEADLNKLLQKAHSDSYGSCEDDNMEQMNNNMGDSTRSEGTDNFPDSDFCLQKGDVEHCREEGVSDSNTAATKALDVTSELTETKEFLHSDAEGDSSNDDDASYHPEADSDSDEEYTPQTRKSNRRKAGSGKALKTRKKRKEKFQCADCGKMFRMEKRYNLHMELHKTEGPKKRRRKAKCDDCGRVFRRRGEYSEHMRKHRRDAKLQRNQCRICGTQHKTLKILEAHVSSEHPGEKPYACEICRKTFVKIESKYKHTREIHGDSMLQCDQCDMAFRSSGSLTLHKKTKHLPLELWNHACDVCSKRFPYKSMLQEHMKSHSDERNFHCQVCGKDFKYKGGYCIHVDNHEREKPYMCEHCGKSFRRRAHLEDHAAVHTKEKNFLCDYCGKSFSNKSNLYVHRRQHTGVRPVVCKICGQGFHRQRYLAKHMEKIHPNSMTQSNDIGTHDNATTDAVSQIL; via the exons ATGGAGCTATTATCAAGTCGAGGATTTATTCAATCAAGCCGCTATGCAACTATGAATGATCTATTATTCAAACAATTTGGTTTTCAAGTACTTGCAAACAACATCCATGAGGAGAATACAGACACATATCCCATCCTGGTCCAATCTGTTCTGAGAGAATCAGATGTAGAAATCTGGGGAGGATTTTGTGTCCATGCATACATTGTCAAACTTGACTTTCAAAAGACTCCAGGCCAACCTGAGATGTGTTTAGCCATCCTGTTGAAAAATAAGTACACTCCTGATGTGAAAAGACTGGAAGCACCATTTAAACTTCAAGCCTATCATCTGCAGTGGATTCAG AATGTTTTAGATGGAGACATGGATGGAATGCCTGTCGGAGATTCCAAGGAAATTCCATTCATTGCTATGTATGATGCAGTTGAATTGTCCGATAcagaaagaatgacaaaagatcaaatatcatggaaagaaatgaatttgGTTCAAAAAAGTACCATGCCAGTAATTTCTGGAGAACAGGACACTACGGTAGAAGAAATGGAAACTACCAGTACTGTGAACCAATCAGCTTTGAGAGTGGAATCACATGACCTTTCACCTGCAGGTGATGCCCAAATATGTCAGGAAGTGCCAGTAAACACAGTTCATATGAATAATCATTCAGAAGTTGAACCATTTCTAAGTGATTTGAGAGATGATAGTCAAAAGATGAGAATTGATGGACAAAATCAAGATGTCAAGGATGTTTTGGAAGGAATAATCAAGAAATCAGAAGATTCTTACATTCCCGCAGATGTAGAGAACATTCCACACACAGATGTTGAGacaaaaatacaaagtgaaaaatcaagaaatgaCACTGATCtgacaaatgaaaattttgtgccTGGAAATACTGAAGAACAAATAAAGATAAGAGAAGAGATTGAAAGTGCTGATTCGTATAACCAATCACCTATGAGAGAGAAATCACATGATGCCAGTCAACCAATCATGAGAGAGATCTCAAGTAGCGATGGCCAGTTAGTTCAGGAAGAAGCAGATTTGaataaattgttgcaaaaagCACACAGTGACAGCTATGGTTCTTGTGAAGATGATAATATGGAACAAATGAACAATAATATGGGGGATAGTACGAGATCTGAAGGAACAGACAATTTTCCTGACTCAGATTTTTGCCTACAAAAAGGTGATGTAGAACATTGCAGGGAAGAAGGTGTGAGTGACTCCAACACTGCTGCCACCAAAGCATTGGATGTCACTTCAGAACTGacagaaacaaaagaatttttACACAGTGACGCTGAGGGCGATAGcagcaatgatgatgatgcatcTTATCATCCAGAGGCAGACAGCGACAGTGATGAAGAATACACTCCGCAAACACGGAAATCCAACAGGCGGAAAGCAGGGTCAGGTAAGGCACTGAAAACACGGAAGAAACGAAAAGAGAAGTTCCAATGTGCGGATTGTGGGAAGATGTTCAGAATGGAAAAAAGATACAATCTGCACATGGAATTGCACAAAACTGAAGGCCCCAAAAAGAGAAGGCGGAAGGCAAAGTGCGATGATTGTGGCAGAGTTTTCAGACGTCGGGGAGAATACTCTGAGCATATGCGAAAACACAGACGGGATGCCAAGCTTCAACGCAACCAGTGTCGCATTTGTGGAACACAGCACAAAACCTTGAAAATATTGGAAGCTCATGTGAGCTCTGAACACCCCGGGGAGAAGCCATATGCCtgtgaaatatgcagaaaaACTTTTGTCAAAATCGAAAGCAAGTATAAACACACAAGGGAAATTCATGGTGACAGTATGTTGCAGTGTGACCAATGCGACATGGCCTTCAGGTCATCTGGTTCTTTGACACTACACAAAAAGACCAAACACCTACCCCTGGAATTGTGGAACCATGCATGTGACGTGTGCAGTAAGAGATTTCCCTATAAATCTATGTTACAGGAGCATATGAAATCACACTCGGATGAGAGGAACTTTCACTGCCAGGTTTGTGGGAAGGACTTTAAATATAAAGGCGGATATTGTATACACGTTGATAACCATGAAAGAGAGAAGCCATACATGTGTGAGCATTGCGGAAAGAGTTTTCGTCGCAGGGCACATCTGGAAGATCATGCTGCCGTCCACACAAAAGAGAAAAACTTTTTATGCGATTACTGTGGTAAAAGTTTTAGTAATAAGTCAAATCTTTACGTACACAGAAGGCAGCACACTGGAGTACGTCCTGTGGTGTGTAAGATATGTGGACAAGGTTTTCACCGCCAAAGATATCTTGCAAAACATATGGAGAAAATACATCCAAATTCAATGACACAATCGAATGACATTGGAACACATGACAACGCCACAACAGATGCAGTTTCTCAGATCTTATGA
- the LOC139124399 gene encoding E3 SUMO-protein ligase KIAA1586-like, whose translation MCAVATDGASVMTGKHKGVTTLLKQDNPFIIRTHCIAHRLALAAAQASHAIPYLDKFGEKLNQIYNYFHYSTKHKSKLTKIFSVLNMELRRQFVRPVIPGWLSVGGAVDAVLANLNPLIMCLSDDAYPNTGTGDATAVGLFKYVTTYQFLATLHFMSDVLKQLNFLSKTFQKSDSDCSIVYSHVTAKSDTFKNMKVNAGQRLLEFLNMVPNEPDETGKFYLKMFEVGKPVQPSFVLTLPEGAEGIAISDNQNYRKWFQSSREKYIDKLVSNLSDRFDDLGLLGAFKIFVPSNYPPTSSEEYKTYGEQEIDALCEHYGCERNGKDGRICKPVIDSSALKDEWPDVKGILSCNYRGMPYQATWQQILNMNVLSSYPNVSILAKISLIIPVSTADCERGFSRYNLIKTKLRASLKVSSVSCLMTLAIEAPPLRDMNTFNFHRAFQIWGMKNRRLMYNVQSRGTTADDVGDHDLMCRLLNNIQRLAKMAHCLGEDIPEDET comes from the coding sequence ATGTGTGCTGTTGCCACAGATGGTGCCAGTGTTATGACAGGGAAGCACAAAGGTGTCACAACTTTACTGAAACAGGACAACCCATTTATTATCAGAACACACTGCATTGCTCATAGGCTTGCCCTTGCAGCTGCTCAAGCTTCACATGCTATACCATACCTTGACAAATTTGGAGAGAAACTCAACCAAATTTACAATTACTTTCACTACTCAACCAAACACAAATCAAAACTGACCAAGATCTTCTCTGTGTTGAATATGGAATTAAGGAGACAATTTGTGCGCCCTGTGATACCAGGGTGGTTATCTGTTGGTGGAGCAGTTGATGCTGTTTTAGCTAATCTCAATCCCCTCATCATGTGTCTATCAGATGATGCCTACCCTAACACTGGGACTGGTGATGCCACTGCTGTTGGATTGTTTAAATATGTGACAACATACCAGTTTCTTGCaactttacatttcatgtcagaTGTTTTAAAACAACTGAATTTCCTGAGTAAGACATTCCAAAAGTCTGACAGTGATTGTTCAATTGTGTACTCACATGTTACAGCTAAAAGTGacactttcaaaaatatgaaagtaaatgcTGGTCAGAGATTACTTGAGTTTCTGAATATGGTACCCAATGAACCAGATGAAACTGGTAAATTTTACCTGAAGATGTTTGAGGTAGGCAAACCTGTTCAGCCATCATTTGTTCTCACTCTCCCAGAAGGGGCAGAGGGTATTGCTATCAGTGACAATCAAAACTACAGGAAGTGGTTTCAGAGTAGCAGGGAAAAGTACATAGATAAATTAGTATCAAACCTCAGTGACAGATTTGATGATCTTGGTCTGCTTGGTgcattcaaaatttttgtacCAAGTAATTATCCACCAACTTCTAGTGAGGAGTACAAAACATATGGTGAACAGGAGATAGATGCATTGTGTGAGCACTATGGTTGTGAAAGAAATGGCAAAGATGGTAGAATTTGTAAACCAGTCATTGATTCTTCTGCCTTGAAAGATGAATGGCCTGATGTTAAAGGTATATTGTCTTGCAACTACAGAGGCATGCCCTATCAGGCAACTTGGCAGCAGATACTGAACATGAATGTTTTGAGCTCTTATCCCAATGTGTCCATACTAGCAAAAATTAGTCTTATCATACCAGTCAGTACAGCAGACTGTGAGAGGGGGTTTTCCCGTTATAATTTGATCAAAACAAAACTCAGGGCATCCCTAAAAGTATCATCTGTCAGTTGCCTGATGACTCTGGCGATAGAGGCTCCCCCTTTGAGAGACATGAATACTTTCAACTTTCACAGGGCTTTCCAAATATGGGGTATGAAAAACAGGAGACTGATGTACAATGTTCAGTCTAGAGGTACAACTGCTGATGATGTTGGTGATCATGACCTGATGTGTAGATTACTCAATAATATTCAAAGGTTGGCCAAAATGGCACACTGTTTGGGTGAGGATATCCCTGAGGATGAAACTTAG